The window atttttagtgaaatgaaaataagaaagttTTAAATTCAAAAGTTGAATAAGTTTCACTACCACAGCTGTAGTTTACAAAAATTTGGCACGCGTCGTATCCATTAAACACATTCTTATCATTTTCTTATAACAATTTAAAACTTTGACATATTTTTAcactaataaaaattttgaaaataagaaagttTTAATTCAAAAGTTCAATAAGTTTTAGTATCACAGCTGTAATTTACAAGAATTTGGCACGCGTCATATCCATTAGACACATTCTTATCATTTTCTTATACCAGTTTAAAATTTTGGCTGATTTTTAGTGAccaatgaaaattttgaaaacaagaaagtgttaGATTCAAAAGTTGAATAAGTTTCACTATGACAGCTGTAGTTTACAAAAGTTTGGCACGCCTAGTATCCGTTAAACACATTCTTATCATTTTCTTATAACAATTTAAAACTTTGACAAATTTTTATAgactaataaaaattttgaaaataagaaaattttgaaattcaaaagttGAATAAGTTTTAGTATCATAGCTTTAATTTACAAGAATTTAGCTTATAACAATTCAAAACTTTGACTGGTTTCTAATGactattgaaaattttgaagataAGAAggttttaaattcaaaattttgagatacgtatatatatagcttaCAAGAATATGACATGCGGCGAAGATTACAAAAGATTTAACCGTTACGAGTCCTAGTCAACAAAAAATAGTTTAGTGAAATttaagtgaaaagaaaaattacaaaagaaacaaagatttttttgtttggttcattgtttgaaaaatcaaatatatatctgATATTACAACAATGTAATCTAGTATCagtttcaaatttgaaaatacTAATTGATGTTAGATACTTAAGTTAATACGAAAATTGTTTTGTCAATTTGTTGCAAATTTATTGAAGTCAGTTTAGTGGCTAGATTGACTCTAGTAACATATGTTTGACCTAGTTAATTAAAGTATTCGTAAACTAAGTTGAGGTATAGTAGAGAATAGGTCTTAAGTATTCCTAAATTAAAGCTAACAGTATCCACTACACTATTATATTTTCGGTATGACTAAAACTAACGACCAGTGTTACAGAGGAGAGTGTTACAGAGGAGAGTGTTGCAtcgtcaaaaaagaaaactagtCAGATTTTTGTAAAACTGATAAATAAACTCTTGTTACAAAATTACTGCACGATCAAAATTGAGTTACACAGTACATATTAAAAAGCTGTTTATACGTTAGCTTTTCATAGTGGACcacttgctttttatttttttttcacttgagTAAGAGAATCTTAATATAATCTCTCTCCCATAACCTTTTTTTACACTAATGTGGTTTAatctcatctttattttttttttaaaataatgcaATGTACCAGAAATAGAAAAGTAGAACTAAAAACATGTAGAAGAAAATAGTAATGTAATCCACAAATACGAAAGAGATCATTTTCCACacgaaattaaaaacacacacaaaataccaaaaagaacaaacaaaaaaggctACAAAGAGAAAGGGGTATAATGGATTAAATGCTGCATTCTGTTGTCGGAGTAGCACacactgccaaaaaaaaaaaaaaaaaaaaaaaaaaaaacaaagagacggataaataaaaggaaatcagaaagaaaagatcTCTATTCGGGGGAATTCGAAAGCTCAAATGCAAagccatcatcatcagaatcgaAGCACAACGAGAACAAGGCTCAGCTTCTTTCTACGGTCTAGATTCATcccttccttctcttctccactctccttcttcttcgtcttcgctGCCGTCCCTCTCCCGATCTACTTTTCCGGTTTACTCTCCAGAATCAACAAACCGGTTTCACTTATGGTGTGTGTGCTTCCCTCCCTCCTCTTCCGAGACTTCACTTTTTGAGTTTTTNTTACGATTCCGTTTAGAAACCGTTTCAACGCCGTCAATACATCCTTGCATAAGTGTGTGTTAGGGATCGATTTTGGCCTAAAAATCCATTAACATTTTCCAAAGTAGAAGGTGACACTGAAATTAAAGAGGAAACAACAACACACTAAGCTCTAGACACAGTGGAGCTGTTTGGTTATATCTAAATTGATGTTTATTTTTCAGATTAATGCAAACAGATTAGAAGATTACATATGAATCCATATGTGTATGTCTTGCAATACGAATCCATTTGTAACTGGGCCTATATATGTTTCGGTGTTAAAGTTTTGCGTTGGGCCGATTTCCTCACACAATACGATTTAACAAttgtaaatatcaataaaaaaatatgaaagactAAGCATCAGCGCAGGTTTGCCCGAGAGGTTAAGGGGGAAGACTTAAGTTCTTCTGCACATAAGTGCGCGTGGGTTCGAACCCCACAGCctgcattttttgtttcttttagatGTTAATTCTCCAAGATTTTTGTTTCCCTCTGTCGTTGTCGAGTGAATTTAATATAGTTCGTCTATCTAAGTGTTGAGTCTATGCGTATGCTTGGGGACTTGCCCGCACATGAAATATGTACATGTCACTGAACCTAGAGATGACACTTGGCGTGTTTATTCATATTATACACACAGATAATTTAGCTGAACAGACCTAACTTCAGTGTTGTTGTGGATAATGGCAACAAAACTGTTCAAAGCACTaaatagttaaaagaaaaagaaaaaaatagccACCGAGAGTTGAATTTTCAATGCAAACAGatcaattattgttttttacagAGATAAGTTCCAGCACCGAAACATGACAAGTCATCACAACAAGAAACTAAAATTCCACATTGCCCCCcaacatttttctctctttctcacattGGCCCCAACATTTTCCTTCCTTCCTCCAACGACCTCTAATACTAAGAGAAGACACACTCAAGGAATGACTAAGCGAGGATCAACCTCAACTCTAGCCACACCGCCCGGGGCTTTCTTGGCCACCGCAACCTCTCCTTTCACAAGATCCACCGCCACGTCATCATCGAGATTCTTCTTAACCTGTTCCTCATCGTAGTTAGGATCCCCTTCATCCATCGCCGCCGGATCTGGCTGCATCTCGTAATCCTCCATCCGATCCGGTCCCTCCCACGTGTACTTCCCACCGTGACCAGACTTCGACGGCGGACGCCTGAGCGGGATCCCGTCGGAAGGATGACGATCCATCCGCTGGACGCCTTTCTCCATCAGCTTCCGCTCAACGCTCTTGATCGTCTCCGGATTACGTGTCTTCAATTCGAACTTATCAACAGCTTTCCGACCTTCCTCGTTTTGGTGCTGCGCTCGTAGCACCACCGTGTTTTTGGTTTCGTCAACCGATACAGCCTGCATATTAAAACGATTCAagtatgatgatgatcacaATACTTTGCTATTTCAAGAGGACTGAaggtgtttgtttatatttatagtgtgtgtgtgagagtgGATAAGAAGAGAGGAGACATATATATCTGACGAACGTTCTAGCGACTACGTTGTCTTTCTCGTAGCTTACGGAaacgtctctttttttttactatattttctttctatttttttgctttaattaattatctaacACAAATGTCGTAAATATCCGTTTGACGACCCCATACATGTGCTTAGGATAGAGACGCCGCCCATCGTGGTTTTCTTTTGGTTCACATCATGATCAAATTATATAGATACGACatcaatatataaattaatattacaacGTAAGGAATATACAACTGCAGAGTTAACTCAACTCAGATGCtgctaagaaaaaaaaattgattaaaagaagaaaacaaaaaacttcgTGATAGGAGGGCAACTCCAAGTGAAGAAGAGCTAAGAGACTCTCCTTTAGTTTGTCAACTCAtctatgaaaatataattacttAAAAACGAGTTTATAAAGTTACAGAAGCCTTACGAATGAAGAAGACACGTATACGTACTACTACTAACTCCCTCCCCTCCCGTTTCTATCGATCAAAGTACCCACTTGTTCTCCGCATAACGCCTTTGTGATGTTCCCAGCTTCCAGAAAATTGAATACCACAactgtatttatatatatacacgcagACAAGAAGGATCAGTTCAATACATTCTCAATATTTGATCCTATAtcatccccccccccccccccccNTTGTCACACCTCTCACTCACCGTTGAAGCAACATCTTCCCAATCTCTTCCCCGCAGATTCCCTCGGTTAAGCTGTGTGAACTTATCGGAATACGCATCTAACAAACACGCGATCGCCGCATCGCTCCACTCTTCTCTATCCTTCCTGTACTCACTAGCAGAGGAAGACGATGTCCTCGGCCGCTTAAAGCTACCATAGGGAGTGGTCTCACCACCATTCGTTGTTCCTCCGTCACTAAGCTCCTCCNTGAATCGAGTGGAATCAGAATTCTAGAGGTCCCATTATCTAGAGTAAACCATTGATCAAATTGTGATGAAATGAGATCAAACCAAAGGAATACCTACATGTTTACCGTTGGATTCCAAGGACAAACTCTATATTCCGCAAATCACTAGGTTTAACTATTTATCCCACTGTATGATCTAAGTCGTCAACTGAGTAGCTGAAAATTGATAACCATGataagtgagagagagagagaaagatcccGACCTGGAAGGCTGTTCTCTTCACAGAAGTTAAGGGCCATTGTATCCATTGATGTAAGACCTCTAGAAGCCAAATCTTGAAATGTTATATGCTCGAATGTCACATTACTATCTTG is drawn from Camelina sativa cultivar DH55 chromosome 1, Cs, whole genome shotgun sequence and contains these coding sequences:
- the LOC104758690 gene encoding uncharacterized protein LOC104758690, yielding MQAVSVDETKNTVVLRAQHQNEEGRKAVDKFELKTRNPETIKSVERKLMEKGVQRMDRHPSDGIPLRRPPSKSGHGGKYTWEGPDRMEDYEMQPDPAAMDEGDPNYDEEQVKKNLDDDVAVDLVKGEVAVAKKAPGGVARVEVDPRLVIP